The proteins below are encoded in one region of Hordeum vulgare subsp. vulgare chromosome 3H, MorexV3_pseudomolecules_assembly, whole genome shotgun sequence:
- the LOC123445419 gene encoding tRNA (guanine(26)-N(2))-dimethyltransferase-like isoform X1, protein MASASAAAQAVSFPPGRRAPLPPPRCTHSERGVSFDPGSAFYRSDSAPGRDLAVLAATLHRRRRPDPSAPFLCLDAMCGSGVRALRYLAQAGADFVWANDASDALHPVIVGNLSRFEPVPPDGQRRWVVSHLDATRLLAERYLRREYFDVIDVDSFGSEAEYIRAAFLALKIGGLMYLTSTDWRSARGYGGKCSLSSYGAYVRPVPYPNEIGLRMLLGGAAREAAMLGFHIKPVFSYYAYHGPIFRAMVQLCHGKEDGISNYGFICHCKSCGQSQTFGFDELGQISCRCADRTDATSITVVGPLWTGPLHDRSSITEMLSLAVEWGWAHTSVNGVTLEKLLGTMIEESDPRLPPGYIRLDEIASRAKVNSPPLGTLIHSLQKEGYAACRSHIGANAVKTNCPISSCIVVAREIRNLR, encoded by the exons ATGGcgtccgcctccgccgccgcccaagCTGTCTCCTTCCCGCCCGGCCGGCGCGCCCCCTTGCCGCCGCCCCGCTGCACGCATTCCGAGCGCGGCGTCTCCTTCGACCCCGGCTCCGCCTTCTACCGCAGCGACAGCGCCCCGGGCCGCGACCTCGCCGTCCTCGCCGCCACCCTCCACCGCCGACGCCGCCCCGACCCATCCGCCCCTTTCCTTTGCCTCGACGCCATGTGCGGCTCCGGCGTCCGCGCCCTCCGCTACCTCGCGCAGGCCGGCGCCGACTTCGTCTGGGCCAACGACGCCTCCGACGCGCTCCACCCCGTCATCGTCGGCAACCTGTCCCGCTTCGAGCCCGTGCCACCCGACGGACAGAGGCGGTGGGTGGTGTCGCACCTCGACGCCACCCGGCTGCTCGCCGAGAGGTACCTCCGCCGGGAGTACTTCGACGTCATCGACGTCGACTCGTTCGGCAGCGAGGCCGAGTACATCAGGGCCGCGTTCTtggcgctcaagattgggggcctTATGTACCTCACCTCCACCGATTGGCGGTCCGCCAGAGGTTACGGCGGGAAATG CTCACTGTCTTCATATGGGGCATACGTTCGTCCAGTGCCATATCCGAATGAGATTGGTTTGCGAATGCTTTTAGGTGGGGCTGCCCGTGAAGCAGCTATGCTGGGATTTCACATAAAACCAGTATTCTCTTATTACGCGTATCATGGTCCGATTTTTCGAGCGATGGTACAGTTATGCCACGGAAAAGAAGATGGCATCAG CAATTATGGTTTCATTTGTCATTGCAAGAGTTGCGGCCAGTCTCAGACTTTTGGATTTGACGAATTGGGCCAGATTTCTTGCAGATGTGCAGACAGAACA GATGCCACTTCAATCACTGTTGTAGGCCCACTTTGGACAGGTCCTCTTCATGATCGCTCTTCCATCACAGAAATGCTAAGCTTGGCTGTAGAATGGGGATGGGCACACACAAGTGTGAATGGTGTCACTTTGGAAAAACTTCTTGGCACCATGATTGAGGAAAGTGACCCAAGGTTACCGCCTGGATATATAAGACTTGATGAG ATTGCCAGCCGAGCAAAAGTTAACTCTCCACCGCTCGGTACTCTCATCCATTCATTGCAGAAG GAAG
- the LOC123445419 gene encoding tRNA (guanine(26)-N(2))-dimethyltransferase-like isoform X2 translates to MASASAAAQAVSFPPGRRAPLPPPRCTHSERGVSFDPGSAFYRSDSAPGRDLAVLAATLHRRRRPDPSAPFLCLDAMCGSGVRALRYLAQAGADFVWANDASDALHPVIVGNLSRFEPVPPDGQRRWVVSHLDATRLLAERYLRREYFDVIDVDSFGSEAEYIRAAFLALKIGGLMYLTSTDWRSARGYGGKCSLSSYGAYVRPVPYPNEIGLRMLLGGAAREAAMLGFHIKPVFSYYAYHGPIFRAMVQLCHGKEDGISNYGFICHCKSCGQSQTFGFDELGQISCRCADRTDATSITVVGPLWTGPLHDRSSITEMLSLAVEWGWAHTSVNGVTLEKLLGTMIEESDPRLPPGYIRLDEIASRAKVNSPPLGTLIHSLQKKNMHVAELGYFCLEKLWFTEVGRHPA, encoded by the exons ATGGcgtccgcctccgccgccgcccaagCTGTCTCCTTCCCGCCCGGCCGGCGCGCCCCCTTGCCGCCGCCCCGCTGCACGCATTCCGAGCGCGGCGTCTCCTTCGACCCCGGCTCCGCCTTCTACCGCAGCGACAGCGCCCCGGGCCGCGACCTCGCCGTCCTCGCCGCCACCCTCCACCGCCGACGCCGCCCCGACCCATCCGCCCCTTTCCTTTGCCTCGACGCCATGTGCGGCTCCGGCGTCCGCGCCCTCCGCTACCTCGCGCAGGCCGGCGCCGACTTCGTCTGGGCCAACGACGCCTCCGACGCGCTCCACCCCGTCATCGTCGGCAACCTGTCCCGCTTCGAGCCCGTGCCACCCGACGGACAGAGGCGGTGGGTGGTGTCGCACCTCGACGCCACCCGGCTGCTCGCCGAGAGGTACCTCCGCCGGGAGTACTTCGACGTCATCGACGTCGACTCGTTCGGCAGCGAGGCCGAGTACATCAGGGCCGCGTTCTtggcgctcaagattgggggcctTATGTACCTCACCTCCACCGATTGGCGGTCCGCCAGAGGTTACGGCGGGAAATG CTCACTGTCTTCATATGGGGCATACGTTCGTCCAGTGCCATATCCGAATGAGATTGGTTTGCGAATGCTTTTAGGTGGGGCTGCCCGTGAAGCAGCTATGCTGGGATTTCACATAAAACCAGTATTCTCTTATTACGCGTATCATGGTCCGATTTTTCGAGCGATGGTACAGTTATGCCACGGAAAAGAAGATGGCATCAG CAATTATGGTTTCATTTGTCATTGCAAGAGTTGCGGCCAGTCTCAGACTTTTGGATTTGACGAATTGGGCCAGATTTCTTGCAGATGTGCAGACAGAACA GATGCCACTTCAATCACTGTTGTAGGCCCACTTTGGACAGGTCCTCTTCATGATCGCTCTTCCATCACAGAAATGCTAAGCTTGGCTGTAGAATGGGGATGGGCACACACAAGTGTGAATGGTGTCACTTTGGAAAAACTTCTTGGCACCATGATTGAGGAAAGTGACCCAAGGTTACCGCCTGGATATATAAGACTTGATGAG ATTGCCAGCCGAGCAAAAGTTAACTCTCCACCGCTCGGTACTCTCATCCATTCATTGCAGAAG